Proteins encoded in a region of the Marinococcus sp. PL1-022 genome:
- a CDS encoding hydroxymethylglutaryl-CoA lyase, with translation MSENRYPESIELCEVAPRDGFQAEDEWIPTEKKIEIIRKLADTGVSSMEVTSFVHPKAIPQLKDAEEVVQAVQDISTMKMRALVPNVKGAERAIGAGIKKLKLMLSATDSHSLSNANATVEEAQKKLEPIADLAEKENVTIGGSISVAFGCPYEGRVTEKQLYPILKRYQQMNIQEVSLADTTGMANPKQVHLMLQHLQAAFPDITFSMHLHNTRGLALANMAAGMEQGIRRFDSSTAGLGGCPYAPGATGNVPTEDVVHMMEEMGIATDINLEKIIDTAKEVKNIIGHDGGSYMLQAGPNSQLHDKVGSQKKVN, from the coding sequence ATGTCAGAGAACAGGTATCCTGAATCAATCGAACTGTGTGAAGTTGCTCCCCGAGACGGTTTTCAGGCCGAAGACGAATGGATTCCGACAGAGAAAAAAATAGAGATCATCCGTAAATTGGCCGATACGGGGGTTTCTTCGATGGAAGTAACTTCTTTTGTGCACCCTAAAGCGATTCCTCAATTGAAAGATGCTGAAGAAGTAGTACAGGCTGTCCAGGACATATCCACGATGAAAATGAGGGCTTTGGTGCCTAATGTAAAAGGGGCGGAAAGAGCCATCGGCGCAGGCATTAAAAAGTTGAAGCTGATGCTGTCAGCGACAGATTCCCACAGCTTATCGAATGCAAATGCTACGGTGGAAGAAGCCCAAAAAAAATTGGAACCGATCGCGGATCTGGCAGAAAAAGAGAACGTAACCATTGGCGGATCGATTTCAGTAGCTTTTGGCTGTCCGTATGAAGGAAGAGTAACCGAAAAACAATTATATCCAATCCTCAAGAGGTATCAACAAATGAATATTCAGGAAGTATCCCTGGCAGATACCACCGGTATGGCAAATCCGAAACAGGTGCACCTCATGCTGCAGCATTTGCAGGCTGCTTTTCCCGATATAACATTTTCAATGCACTTACACAACACGAGAGGGCTTGCGTTAGCTAACATGGCTGCGGGCATGGAGCAGGGAATACGCCGCTTTGATAGCTCAACAGCAGGTCTGGGTGGATGTCCCTATGCGCCGGGAGCTACTGGCAATGTCCCTACAGAAGACGTAGTGCACATGATGGAGGAAATGGGTATAGCAACTGATATTAACCTTGAAAAAATTATTGATACTGCCAAAGAAGTGAAAAATATAATAGGTCATGATGGGGGCAGTTATATGCTTCAGGCTGGCCCTAATTCCCAATTGCATGATAAGGTAGGCTCTCAAAAAAAAGTAAATTAG
- a CDS encoding DUF4440 domain-containing protein — protein sequence MEDIRQLEEDLLKPSIRRSAVEVSRLLAEDFQEIGASGRIFTREDVIFGLEEERPVHRTVADYKTKPLSEHLYLATYTVTSELGTSLRSSIWRKTDSSWELVFHQGTPKKANQP from the coding sequence ATGGAAGACATTCGCCAGCTTGAGGAGGATTTATTAAAGCCGAGTATCCGGCGGTCGGCTGTGGAAGTGAGCCGGCTGCTGGCAGAGGATTTTCAGGAAATCGGAGCCTCCGGCCGTATTTTTACCCGGGAGGATGTGATTTTTGGTCTGGAGGAGGAGCGCCCTGTCCATAGAACGGTGGCTGATTATAAAACAAAACCGCTTTCGGAGCATTTATATTTAGCAACCTATACCGTGACGAGCGAGCTGGGAACTTCACTGCGGAGTTCCATATGGCGGAAGACGGATTCCAGCTGGGAGCTTGTTTTTCATCAGGGGACGCCCAAAAAAGCAAATCAACCGTAG
- a CDS encoding PH domain-containing protein — translation MVFRAKGSRLLSAFAIIAIVLLGYSIFQALFMYNGGPGTILRAVIDAVIIILVTQIVFFTKYELHEEHLAVHASLLIRLRIPYESIQRVEEVPGWIKGATPERLKVIYQEGNRHQHITPKNEALFLEKLSEKNKNIEMPKEGRFTR, via the coding sequence ATGGTGTTTCGAGCGAAAGGAAGCAGACTGCTGTCCGCATTTGCGATCATAGCTATCGTACTGCTGGGATATTCTATTTTTCAGGCTCTGTTTATGTATAACGGAGGGCCGGGGACTATTCTGCGGGCTGTGATCGATGCGGTTATTATCATTTTAGTAACACAGATTGTATTTTTCACAAAATATGAATTGCACGAAGAGCATCTGGCGGTTCATGCCTCTCTTTTGATCCGGCTGCGTATTCCTTATGAGTCCATCCAGCGGGTGGAGGAGGTCCCTGGATGGATCAAGGGTGCGACACCGGAAAGACTGAAGGTGATTTACCAGGAAGGAAATCGTCATCAGCATATTACACCGAAGAATGAAGCATTGTTTCTCGAGAAGCTGTCTGAGAAAAACAAAAATATTGAGATGCCAAAGGAAGGACGATTCACGCGGTGA
- a CDS encoding glutaredoxin family protein — translation MNYEVQIFTQPNCSSCAKVKGWFQENRISFIEKDIVNDPQANQEFGALNEKFVPITIIITDDKRYQVVGPNLKKIKTLVTTVGISGQSN, via the coding sequence ATGAATTATGAAGTTCAGATTTTCACTCAGCCAAACTGCTCCTCCTGTGCTAAAGTAAAAGGCTGGTTTCAGGAAAACCGTATTTCTTTTATTGAAAAGGATATCGTAAATGACCCACAGGCCAATCAGGAATTCGGTGCATTAAATGAAAAATTCGTTCCGATTACTATTATTATCACAGACGACAAAAGATACCAGGTCGTCGGCCCAAATCTCAAAAAGATAAAAACGCTTGTTACTACAGTCGGAATATCCGGCCAAAGCAATTAA